The proteins below come from a single Gossypium raimondii isolate GPD5lz chromosome 2, ASM2569854v1, whole genome shotgun sequence genomic window:
- the LOC105789872 gene encoding uncharacterized protein LOC105789872: NGFFLFTTFHLFNHFHGLKYHTISTMLKFHNFCFIIAILAAFSFIPILYKCQLSSNCYSFQKPVIDLLTFPSSWNLLYFPSDHPPQTLKIALFVKKWPQSSHAGGLERHALTLHLALAKRGHQVHIFTTSSPNTSIPNLVFHLSEPTVGGYLNQTVVWSQFRTQNSTATPFDIVHTESVGLMHAQAKDVTNLAVTWHGIAYESIHSDIIQELLRAPEEQQAAMVTKKVMRVVEEVRFFPRYSHHVATSDHAGDILKRIYMIPEERVHIILNGVDEAIFRPELSLGNELKHELGIPQNGSLILGMSGRLVKDKGHPLIFQALKEIFMENNRFQQSVVLVIAGDGPWGARYKDLGANILVLGPLGRADLAKFYNAIDIFVHPTLRGQGLDQTPLEAILSGKPVMTTRVASLTGSVIVGPELGYTFSPTVESLKKTLYRVWKDGKVVLEKKGKAARQRGLKLFTATKMTAAYERLFLCMSKEAYCKYPNPFY; the protein is encoded by the coding sequence aatggtttttttttgtttacaaCTTTTCATTTGTTCAATCATTTTCATGGTTTAAAGTATCACACTATTAGTACTATGTTAAAGTTTCATAATTTCTGCTTCATAATTGCAATCCTTGCAGCATTTTCTTTCATCCCAATCCTTTATAAGTGCCAGCTTTCCAGCAATTGCTATTCATTTCAAAAGCCAGTGATTGATTTACTCACATTCCCTTCTTCTTGGAATCTTCTTTATTTCCCTTCAGATCATCCTCCTCAGACTCTTAAAATTGCACTTTTTGTCAAGAAATGGCCTCAAAGTTCTCATGCAGGTGGGCTTGAAAGGCATGCCTTGACCCTACACCTTGCACTTGCCAAAAGAGGCCATCAAGTGCACATTTTCACCACCTCTTCTCCAAATACATCCATTCCCAATCTAGTTTTTCACCTTTCCGAACCAACAGTTGGTGGATATTTGAACCAGACCGTGGTGTGGAGCCAGTTTCGAACTCAAAACTCGACCGCTACACCGTTCGACATTGTTCACACCGAGAGCGTCGGGCTGATGCATGCCCAAGCAAAGGACGTGACCAACCTAGCTGTTACCTGGCATGGAATTGCATATGAATCCATTCATTCCGATATAATCCAAGAGCTTTTAAGAGCACCCGAAGAACAACAGGCTGCTATGGTGACCAAGAAGGTTATGAGAGTCGTCGAAGAGGTCCGGTTCTTCCCCAGATATTCCCACCATGTTGCTACAAGTGATCATGCTGGGGATATACTCAAAAGGATTTACATGATCCCCGAAGAACGAGTGCACATCATTCTCAATGGAGTCGATGAGGCGATTTTCAGGCCCGAGTTGTCCCTAGGAAACGAGCTTAAACACGAACTTGGCATTCCACAAAACGGGTCATTGATTTTGGGAATGTCAGGGAGGTTGGTGAAAGACAAAGGGCACCCTTTGATATTCCAAGCATTGAAAGAAATATTCATGGAGAACAACAGATTCCAACAAAGTGTTGTTCTTGTGATAGCTGGTGATGGTCCATGGGGTGCTAGATACAAAGACCTTGGTGCCAACATACTTGTTTTGGGTCCATTGGGACGAGCTGATTTAGCAAAGTTTTATAACGCCATCGATATTTTCGTGCACCCGACGCTCCGAGGTCAAGGACTGGATCAAACTCCATTGGAAGCAATACTCAGTGGGAAACCAGTGATGACTACACGAGTTGCCAGTCTCACAGGGTCAGTGATTGTGGGACCAGAACTGGGTTACACGTTCTCACCCACAGTGGAGTCCTTGAAAAAAACGCTGTATAGAGTTTGGAAGGATGGGAAAGTGGTGTTGGAGAAGAAAGGCAAGGCTGCTAGACAAAGAGGGTTGAAATTGTTCACTGCCACCAAAATGACAGCTGCATATGAAAGACTGTTTCTGTGCATGTCAAAGGAAGCATATTGCAAATACCCAAATCCATTTTATTAA
- the LOC105788771 gene encoding uncharacterized protein LOC105788771 — protein MAKDQIVSTMFRFHSLYRIIATLSVFSFISIFCWCQFSSKCYSMNVIMMQKAKESIDLLTFPYAWNVLSFPAGPPSQILKIGVFVKKWPHRSHAGGLERHALTLHLALAKRGHELHIFTTSSPNSTFPTYPFPNLVFHLSRPTSGGYLDQAVVWEQFRAQNSTGRPFDVVHTESVGLLHTRAKNVPNLAVSWHGIAYETIHSDIIQELLRSPEERQATMMTERAMKVVEEVRFFQRYSHHVATSDHAGDVLKRIYMIPEERVHIILNGVDEEIFRPELSLGIDFKRKFGISKSRSLVLGIAGRLVKDKGHPLIHEALKQIFMENKKFQQSVTVLVAGDGPWGARYKALGANILVLGPLEQAQLAKFYNAIDIFVNPTLRAQGLDHTLLEAMLSGKPVMATRVASITGSVIVGPESGYTFSPSVESLKKTLYKVWNDGRVVLENKGKAARQRGLQLFTATKMAAAYERLFLCISREQYCKYQK, from the coding sequence ATGGCAAAGGATCAGATTGTAAGTACCATGTTCAGGTTCCATAGTTTGTACCGCATAATTGCAACCCTTTCTGTATTTTCCTTCATTTCAATCTTCTGTTGGTGTCAGTTTTCCAGCAAATGTTATTCCATGAACGTTATAATGATGCAAAAGGCAAAGGAAAGCATTGATTTGCTTACATTCCCTTATGCTTGGAATGTTCTTTCTTTTCCTGCTGGTCCTCCCTCACAGATCCTTAAAATTGGTGTTTTTGTGAAGAAATGGCCTCACAGGTCTCATGCAGGTGGGCTTGAAAGGCATGCTTTGACCCTTCACCTTGCTCTTGCCAAAAGAGGCCATGAATTGCACATTTTCACCACTTCTTCACCAAATTCCACTTTTCCTACGTATCCATTTCCCAACTTGGTTTTTCACCTTTCAAGGCCAACATCTGGTGGATATTTGGACCAAGCTGTTGTATGGGAGCAATTCCGAGCTCAAAACTCGACCGGGAGACCGTTTGATGTCGTCCACACCGAGAGCGTCGGGCTGTTGCATACTCGAGCGAAGAATGTGCCGAATCTAGCTGTTAGTTGGCACGGAATCGCTTATGAAACCATTCATTCGGATATCATCCAAGAGCTTCTCCGTAGTCCGGAAGAACGACAGGCTACCATGATGACCGAAAGAGCGATGAAAGTTGTGGAAGAGGTGAGGTTTTTTCAAAGATATTCTCACCATGTTGCTACAAGTGATCATGCTGGGGATGTCCTAAAAAGGATATACATGATCCCGGAAGAACGAGTCCACATCATCCTCAACGGAGTCGATGAGGAGATTTTCAGACCCGAACTCTCTCTTGGAATCGATTTTAAACGGAAGTTCGGCATCTCGAAAAGTAGGTCATTGGTATTGGGAATTGCAGGGAGGTTGGTGAAAGACAAAGGGCACCCTTTGATACATGAAGCTTTAAAGCAAATCTTCATGGAAAACAAGAAGTTCCAACAAAGTGTTACTGTTCTTGTTGCTGGTGATGGTCCATGGGGTGCTAGATACAAAGCTCTAGGAGCCAATATACTCGTTTTGGGTCCATTGGAACAAGCTCAACTAGCCAAGTTCTATAATGCAATCGATATTTTCGTGAATCCGACTCTCCGAGCACAAGGATTGGATCATACTCTGTTGGAAGCAATGCTCTCTGGGAAACCGGTAATGGCTACACGAGTCGCCAGCATCACGGGGTCGGTAATTGTTGGACCAGAATCAGGTTACACTTTCTCACCTAGTGTGGAGTCCTTGAAAAAGACTCTGTATAAAGTTTGGAATGATGGCAGAGTGGTGTTGGAGAATAAAGGCAAGGCTGCTAGGCAAAGAGGGCTGCAATTGTTCACAGCAACCAAAATGGCAGCTGCATATGAAAGACTGTTTCTATGCATATCAAGGGAACAATATTGCAAATACCAAAAGTAG
- the LOC105788772 gene encoding uncharacterized protein LOC105788772 gives MRSRRCGNRKFVEPHTCTSTRLTEDHRKLDSKTICTCIMPMVKDMPTIKVLVLIAEIQARFQYRVSYRKAWIAKQMAMEQLYGDFDASYNELQGWIAAMREHVPGTVIELQTRSYDGPNNQLQSRKRIFHRMFWTFDQCVRAFPHCKPFVQVDGTWLYGKYTQILLLAVAQDGNRNVLPITFAIVDKENMESWEFFLTNLRRYVISNDNICIIFDRGKRLIAAIRHSGVPWRSVYCIRHIVANFQRDYKNADWKRQVVRMAYELEPHIFRQRMARLESDMEGQTNTSFRQWLGTMEPWQWAQSFDDGFRYGQMTTNLVEGINAVLLKTRHLPISSVFSATFFRLATLMPRMGQQQVNQMEAGHVFVEGIRDAMVVNRRMARSMTVEVYSRHNETF, from the exons ATGCGAAGTCGCAGATGTGGAAATCGAAAATTTGTGGAGCCCCACACATGCACTTCAACACGTCTGACAGaagatcatcgaaaacttgactccaaaactatctgtacatgcatcatgccaatggtgaaagacatgccgaccattaaagttttggTACTGATTGCTGAAAtacaagcacgattccagtatcgagtatcataccggaaggcatggatagctaaacagatggcaatgGAGCAATTGTACGGAGATTTCGATGCATCGTACAATGAATTACAGGGATGGATAGCCGCCATGAGGGAACACGTACCGGGGACTGTAATTGAGTTGCAGACACGATCTTATGACGGTCCAAATAACCAACtacaatcgagaaaaagaattttccatcggatgttctggactTTTGATCAATGTGTGCGcgcatttccccactgcaaacCATTTGTGCAAGTAGATGGAACCTGGCTATATGGAAAATACACACAGATCTTACTTCTTGCGGTTGCTCAAGACGGCAACAGGAACGTACTCCCGATAACATTTGCCATCGTCGATAAGGAGAACATGGAATCGTGGGAGTTCTTTCTTACCAACCTGCGGAGGTATGTGATTAGCAAtgataatatttgcatcatttTCGATAGAGGAAAAAGATTAATTGCAGCCATTAGGCATTCTGGTGTACCATGGCGATCTGTTTACTGCATCCGGCACATCGTGGCTAACTTCCAgcgagattataagaatgcagactggaagagacaagttgtgagaatgg cgtacgagttagagccacaCATTTTTCGCCAAAGAATGGCCCggcttgagagtgacatggagggtcaAACCAACACATCTTTCCGGCAGTGGCTGGGTACCATGGAGccgtggcaatgggctcaaagttttgacgatggctttcgttatggtcaaatgacTACAAACTTAGTGGAGGGGATCAACGCTGTGTTATTAAAAACACGGCATCTTCCAATTTCATCTGTCTTCTCGGCAACGTTCTTCaggttggctaccttgatgccaagaatgggtcagcaacaAGTGAACCAGATGGAGGCGGGCCATGTCTTTGTCGAAGGCATTAGGGATGCAATGGTTGTAAACCGTCGAATGGCAAGGTCGATGACAGTAGAAGTATATTCACGACATAATGAAACGTTTTGA
- the LOC105789689 gene encoding uncharacterized protein LOC105789689 — MESTALNGRMARRQILLSECDIVYVNQKAIKGSTIEEFLASRALEDYEPLNFDFSNEDLMCVAKLNFDGASNAVGNKIGAVLVSSNRDHYPFTSKLDFDCTHNMAEYEACIMGIRAAIERKIKILEVYRDSTLVIYQLKGEWETRDSKLIRY; from the coding sequence atggagtcaactgcGTTAAACGGGAGGATGGCTAGGCGGCAAATCCTACTCTCTGAGTGTGATATAGTCTACGTAAATCAGAAGGCTATCAAAGGGAGCACAATAGAAGAATTTTTGGCCAGCAGAGCTTTAGAAGACTACGAACCTCTGAATTTTGATTTCTCGAATGAAGACTTGATGTGTGTGGCGAAGTTAAACTTTGACGGAGCTTCGAATGCTGTAGGTAATAAAATTGGGGCAGTCCTTGTGTCCTCAAAtagagatcattatccttttaccagtaaattagattttgattgcacTCATAACATGGctgaatatgaagcttgcattaTGGGCATCCGGGCAGCCATAGAGCGAAAAATTAAGATACTGGAGGTATACAGAGACTCtacattggtaatataccaactcaaaggggaatgggaaacgagagaCTCAAAGTTAATCCGCTATTGA
- the LOC105788773 gene encoding uncharacterized protein LOC105788773 yields the protein MKRKDTVKLISADEMEFVIDKDAVMVSQTIRNLLTSPGGFAETKLGEVTFPEISAVILERICQYFYWALQYSRGKETEFHIEPELTLELMMAANYLHT from the exons ATGAAGAGAAAAGATACCGTCAAACTCATCAGCGCTGACGAGATGGAATTTGTTATTGACAAGGACGCTGTCATGGTTTCTCAGACCATCCGTAACTTGCTTACATCACCAG GTGGTTTTGCGGAGACGAAGCTTGGAGAAGTGACTTTTCCGGAGATAAGCGCTGTGATTCTTGAGAGGATCTGTCAATATTTTTATTGGGCTCTTCAATATTCAAG GGGTAAAGAGACTGAGTTTCACATTGAACCCGAACTGACTTTGGAGCTGATGATGGCTGCTAATTATCTCCATACGTAG